A region from the Methanobrevibacter wolinii SH genome encodes:
- a CDS encoding type II secretion system F family protein — protein sequence MKFINLLSKISKIYNEKIPWKYILRFQNFLLKAGINIYSCDVLAIFTLISVFLFIILFIFFYLFNIDFLIILILFLSPFIIFYTYLNYKIELRRKEIEESAPDFLKQLGSMLRVGLSFENSMEYMSNYGSGPLYNEIKRTVYEIKLGANFDDAWMKLAIRLNSKNLERSFKIILDGRKSGGSIASVLDDLSYDLRSMDILYKERKSSVMMAIMFLIISAVIATPFAMGMICIYSNFMDSLGKASSILSVVPMVSSSYIIIHSFLVGFIISLIIYGDIKKGFYYSFFLVIFAYLIFYLISHLAIGLFTI from the coding sequence ATGAAGTTTATTAACTTATTAAGTAAAATATCTAAAATATATAATGAAAAAATCCCATGGAAATATATTTTAAGATTTCAAAATTTTTTACTTAAAGCTGGAATTAATATATATTCTTGTGATGTTTTAGCTATTTTTACTTTAATTTCTGTCTTTTTATTTATAATTTTGTTTATTTTCTTTTATTTATTTAATATTGATTTTTTAATTATTTTAATCCTATTTCTATCTCCATTTATTATTTTTTATACATATTTAAATTATAAAATTGAATTAAGAAGAAAAGAAATTGAAGAATCTGCTCCTGATTTTTTAAAACAATTAGGATCTATGCTTCGTGTAGGTTTAAGTTTTGAGAATTCTATGGAATATATGTCTAATTATGGTTCTGGACCATTATATAATGAGATTAAAAGAACTGTTTATGAAATTAAATTAGGTGCTAATTTTGATGATGCTTGGATGAAATTAGCTATTAGATTAAATTCTAAAAATTTAGAACGCTCATTTAAAATTATATTAGATGGTAGAAAAAGTGGTGGAAGTATTGCTAGTGTTCTTGATGATTTATCTTATGATTTAAGAAGTATGGATATTTTATATAAAGAAAGAAAATCCTCAGTTATGATGGCAATAATGTTTTTGATTATTTCTGCAGTTATTGCTACTCCTTTTGCTATGGGTATGATTTGTATTTATTCTAATTTTATGGATTCTTTAGGAAAAGCTAGTTCTATACTTTCTGTTGTACCTATGGTTAGTAGTTCTTATATTATAATTCATTCTTTTTTAGTTGGTTTTATTATAAGTTTAATAATCTATGGTGATATTAAAAAAGGTTTTTATTATTCATTTTTTCTTGTTATATTTGCATATTTAATTTTTTATCTAATCTCTCATTTAGCCATTGGTTTATTCACTATTTAA
- a CDS encoding zinc metalloprotease, whose product MFKITGNEIRDLIISLIVISLGFSILYCNHNYNSIFGIFPMVLIGVGLGFILHELAHKFAALHYGYWAEFKLSPTGLIVSLITSFFGFIFAAPGAVYIYGYNMTDKENGIISIVGPITNIILALIFLAILLNLKSFLLVGSAGYIIVGIVSYLGFSVNAFLALFNLLPISVLDGTKVFNWNPIIWLITILFSGILVYISYTGGLNMLM is encoded by the coding sequence ATGTTTAAAATTACAGGAAACGAAATAAGAGACCTCATAATCTCATTAATAGTAATTTCATTAGGTTTCAGTATACTTTATTGTAATCATAATTATAATTCAATATTTGGTATATTCCCAATGGTACTTATTGGTGTAGGATTAGGTTTCATATTACATGAGTTAGCACATAAATTTGCTGCACTACATTATGGATATTGGGCAGAGTTTAAACTTTCACCAACAGGATTAATAGTATCTCTTATTACTTCCTTTTTTGGATTCATATTTGCTGCTCCTGGTGCAGTATATATCTATGGATATAATATGACTGATAAAGAAAATGGTATTATATCAATTGTTGGACCAATTACAAATATTATTCTTGCATTAATATTCTTAGCAATATTACTTAATTTAAAATCATTTTTATTAGTAGGTTCAGCAGGATATATAATCGTAGGTATAGTATCTTATTTAGGATTCTCAGTAAATGCATTTTTAGCATTATTTAATTTATTACCAATTAGTGTTTTAGATGGAACAAAAGTATTTAACTGGAATCCAATAATATGGTTAATTACAATTCTTTTTTCAGGAATTCTAGTATATATTTCATATACTGGTGGACTAAACATGTTAATGTAA
- a CDS encoding class III signal peptide-containing protein, which produces MFNKIFIEENAQSSAELILLIGGILIILIAFLDFYKKYINDIPSNVNSKELYDFNNSINHLSDKFNKFV; this is translated from the coding sequence ATGTTTAATAAGATTTTTATTGAAGAAAATGCCCAATCTTCTGCAGAACTTATATTATTAATTGGTGGTATTTTGATTATTTTGATTGCTTTTTTAGACTTTTATAAAAAATATATAAATGATATACCTAGTAATGTTAATTCTAAAGAACTTTATGATTTTAACAATTCTATAAATCATTTATCTGATAAATTTAATAAATTTGTATAA
- a CDS encoding M24 family metallopeptidase, with the protein MSKYESPSSIHLSHLIKKTQEADYDGLLLTNVNNIKYVSNYNPQSFAFLVLSENPVVYATELDYENAKLNSQIEVRKFESMSSLNDDLEKEGKTKLAIESSLPISLYQKFSKDFDGKCDLTIDNIIENERMIKSYDEIVKIQEATKIAQKAFKDLDVLRKYDAGKSEWEVSYELGRLMREYGAESESFDTIVASGSNSSLPHSIPQHKELEAPILIDWGAKYKGYCSDNTRTIVFSDKQQEIFDIVLEAHDKTIKAIHAGMKASDVDKVARDIITEYGYGDNYIHSTGHSLGLDIHEEPNVSYRNDTLLERNMFVTVEPGIYLEGDFGVRIEDTVIVDKDSAHIIGDLPQIIV; encoded by the coding sequence ATGTCAAAATATGAAAGTCCAAGTTCTATTCATTTATCACATTTAATTAAAAAAACTCAAGAAGCAGATTATGATGGTTTATTATTAACTAATGTAAATAATATTAAATATGTTTCTAATTATAATCCTCAAAGCTTTGCATTTTTAGTTTTAAGTGAAAATCCTGTGGTATATGCAACAGAACTTGACTATGAAAATGCTAAACTTAATTCTCAAATTGAAGTTAGAAAATTTGAATCTATGTCTAGTTTAAATGATGATTTGGAAAAAGAAGGTAAAACTAAACTTGCAATTGAATCATCACTTCCTATTAGTTTATATCAAAAATTTTCAAAAGATTTTGATGGTAAATGTGATTTAACTATTGATAATATTATTGAAAATGAAAGGATGATAAAATCTTATGATGAAATTGTTAAAATTCAGGAAGCTACTAAGATTGCTCAAAAAGCATTTAAAGATCTTGATGTTCTACGTAAATATGATGCAGGTAAAAGTGAATGGGAAGTTTCATATGAACTAGGTAGATTGATGAGAGAATATGGTGCAGAATCAGAATCATTTGATACTATTGTTGCAAGTGGTAGTAATTCAAGTTTACCTCATTCTATTCCTCAACATAAAGAATTAGAAGCACCTATATTAATTGATTGGGGAGCTAAATATAAAGGGTATTGTTCTGATAATACTAGAACAATTGTTTTCAGTGATAAACAACAAGAAATTTTTGATATTGTTCTTGAAGCTCATGATAAAACAATCAAAGCAATTCATGCAGGTATGAAAGCATCTGATGTAGATAAAGTTGCAAGGGATATTATTACAGAATATGGTTATGGTGATAATTATATTCATAGTACTGGTCATAGTCTTGGTTTAGATATTCATGAGGAACCAAATGTCTCTTATAGAAATGATACTTTATTAGAAAGAAACATGTTTGTTACAGTAGAACCTGGTATTTATTTAGAAGGAGATTTTGGTGTAAGAATTGAAGATACTGTTATTGTAGATAAGGATAGTGCTCATATAATTGGTGATTTACCACAGATTATTGTTTAA